The Hymenobacter sp. GOD-10R genome includes a window with the following:
- a CDS encoding YfcC family protein produces the protein MKTMRFPHPLVLLVGFIVLAMLLSYVLPAGQFVRHTDPATQREVVAPGSYHHVPATPVSLLGALVAVPQGMAGAADVIFFVFLTGGAFTVVDQTGALRRGVDWLVARFRGREALVIPLISLLFATMGALENMQEEIIPLVPILLVLMRRLGYPTLTAAAVSLGSAAVGAAFSPINPFQVGIAQKLAQLPLLSGGGFRLVVLALALLLWIGGTMRYAKRYQVAPVFEELPNDSPASVGRHGLILLLLLATFGGFTYGILKLEWGFEQMGALFFVLGVAAGLLGGLGLNGTAEAFIAGFRDLAFSALLIGFARAIFIVLEQGHIVDTIVNGLSAPLAQLPVALSALGMIGLHTAVHLPVPSVSGQAVLTMPILTPLSDLIGLPRQVTVLAYQYGAGLCELITPTNGALMAIVAACGVRFDAWWKFVLPLYLGLLGLGAAAVVVGIALMK, from the coding sequence ATGAAAACAATGCGCTTTCCGCACCCGCTTGTGCTACTCGTTGGGTTTATCGTGCTAGCTATGCTGCTGAGCTACGTGCTACCCGCCGGGCAGTTTGTCCGCCACACCGACCCTGCTACCCAGCGCGAAGTGGTGGCCCCGGGGTCTTATCACCACGTACCGGCCACACCCGTGAGCTTGCTCGGCGCGTTGGTAGCCGTTCCGCAGGGCATGGCCGGTGCGGCCGACGTTATCTTCTTCGTTTTTCTAACCGGTGGCGCCTTCACCGTCGTGGATCAAACCGGTGCTCTGCGCCGCGGCGTCGATTGGCTTGTGGCGCGTTTTCGGGGCCGCGAGGCATTAGTTATTCCGCTCATTTCCCTGCTATTTGCCACCATGGGTGCCCTAGAGAATATGCAGGAAGAAATCATTCCGCTGGTACCCATCTTGCTGGTACTCATGCGGCGGCTTGGTTATCCGACCCTCACGGCGGCGGCCGTGAGCCTAGGTTCTGCGGCCGTGGGCGCCGCATTCAGCCCCATCAACCCGTTCCAAGTGGGCATCGCGCAGAAGCTAGCCCAACTGCCGCTGCTATCGGGTGGCGGCTTCCGGCTGGTGGTGCTGGCGTTGGCTTTACTCCTCTGGATTGGGGGAACCATGCGCTACGCCAAACGCTACCAAGTAGCGCCTGTTTTTGAGGAACTTCCCAACGATTCGCCAGCCAGCGTCGGGCGGCACGGCTTGATCCTGCTGTTGCTGCTGGCTACGTTTGGCGGGTTCACCTACGGTATCTTGAAGCTCGAATGGGGCTTCGAGCAAATGGGCGCGCTCTTCTTCGTGCTGGGCGTAGCAGCCGGTCTGTTAGGAGGGCTAGGGCTGAATGGCACGGCCGAGGCCTTCATTGCCGGCTTCCGCGACCTAGCTTTTTCCGCCCTACTAATTGGCTTTGCCCGCGCTATTTTTATCGTGCTGGAGCAGGGCCATATCGTCGATACCATTGTCAATGGGCTCTCCGCGCCGCTGGCCCAACTTCCGGTGGCGCTGTCGGCGCTCGGCATGATCGGGTTGCACACGGCGGTGCACTTGCCCGTGCCGAGTGTGAGCGGGCAGGCAGTGCTCACCATGCCCATCCTCACGCCCCTCTCCGACCTCATTGGCTTACCGCGCCAGGTAACGGTGCTTGCGTACCAATACGGGGCAGGCTTGTGTGAGCTCATCACGCCCACTAACGGCGCGCTCATGGCCATCGTGGCAGCGTGCGGCGTACGTTTCGATGCCTGGTGGAAATTTGTGCTCCCGCTCTACCTAGGTCTGCTCGGGCTTGGCGCGGCGGCCGTGGTGGTAGGCATTGCGCTTATGAAGTAA
- a CDS encoding glycosyltransferase family 39 protein — protein sequence MKRVLPLLFAVLKFISGFVLASRAYELQRDEYLYLDEGRHLAWGYLEVPPLIAAQAWVTQALGGDYFWVKFWPFLWGALTVYVVGRMAQKLGGGWFAVTLTCLCYCASGYARLNFLFQPNSFEVFGFTICCYWLLSYIQEERPKYLYFIGLGLGLSLLNKYTTFFFIAALVAGLLLSPQRSLLTNKHFWFAAGLTLLLFAPSLAWQLAHGIPFLHHMSELHDTQLVNVSAADFWKDQLVMCFPAVWVWVPGLLALFAYAPFRPYRSLGWVYAGGLLLLTVLHGKSYYSLGYYPVLFAFGAVWWERLLQSFRYGAFVRPVLVLVPLLMILPIVPFLFTLYPPAYMQVISAKYESLGLTRWEDGKVHPLPQDYADMIGWQELADKTYQAYQALPDSTRAFTLIKCDNYGQASAINYYNRHRVLPIANSFNGSYLFWFPARPTKPYRHLLLIGEGNPAGLVPHFRELRKVGEITNPYAREKGTTILLGNDPDAALIERAYREHKEALAVWEKEK from the coding sequence ATGAAACGAGTTCTACCGCTGCTATTTGCCGTTCTCAAATTCATCTCCGGCTTCGTGCTGGCCAGCCGCGCCTACGAGCTGCAACGCGACGAATACCTCTACCTCGATGAAGGCCGGCACCTCGCCTGGGGCTACCTGGAAGTGCCGCCCCTGATTGCCGCTCAAGCCTGGGTGACCCAAGCACTCGGCGGCGACTATTTCTGGGTAAAGTTCTGGCCGTTTCTGTGGGGTGCCCTCACGGTGTATGTGGTGGGCCGGATGGCGCAAAAGCTAGGTGGTGGTTGGTTTGCCGTGACCCTGACTTGCCTGTGCTACTGCGCTTCGGGGTATGCGCGGCTCAATTTCCTGTTTCAGCCCAATTCGTTCGAGGTTTTTGGCTTCACGATCTGCTGCTACTGGCTGCTCTCGTACATTCAGGAAGAGCGGCCAAAATACCTGTATTTCATTGGTTTGGGGCTAGGCCTAAGCTTGCTCAATAAGTACACAACGTTCTTTTTCATTGCGGCGCTAGTAGCCGGGCTTCTACTCTCGCCTCAACGGAGTCTGTTAACTAATAAGCATTTCTGGTTTGCCGCTGGGCTCACGCTGCTGCTGTTCGCCCCTAGCTTGGCGTGGCAGCTGGCGCATGGCATACCGTTCTTGCACCACATGAGCGAACTACACGACACGCAGCTCGTCAATGTGTCGGCGGCCGACTTTTGGAAAGATCAGCTGGTGATGTGCTTCCCGGCGGTGTGGGTATGGGTGCCGGGCTTGCTGGCTTTGTTTGCGTACGCGCCCTTTCGACCGTACCGGAGCCTAGGTTGGGTGTACGCCGGTGGGCTGCTGCTGCTGACGGTGCTGCACGGCAAAAGCTACTATAGCCTAGGCTACTATCCGGTGCTGTTTGCCTTTGGAGCGGTGTGGTGGGAGCGGCTTTTGCAAAGCTTCCGATACGGCGCCTTCGTCCGGCCCGTGTTGGTGCTGGTGCCCTTGCTGATGATTTTGCCTATTGTGCCGTTCCTCTTCACCTTGTATCCGCCGGCTTACATGCAGGTCATTAGCGCCAAGTACGAAAGCCTAGGCCTCACGCGCTGGGAAGACGGCAAAGTTCACCCACTGCCGCAGGACTACGCTGACATGATTGGTTGGCAGGAACTGGCCGACAAAACCTACCAAGCATATCAGGCGCTGCCCGATTCTACGCGCGCTTTCACGCTAATCAAGTGTGATAATTACGGTCAGGCCAGCGCCATCAACTACTACAATCGACACCGGGTACTACCCATTGCCAACAGCTTCAATGGTAGCTACTTGTTCTGGTTTCCGGCCCGGCCAACGAAGCCGTACCGGCACCTGCTGCTGATTGGGGAAGGCAACCCGGCCGGTTTGGTCCCGCATTTTCGGGAGCTGCGCAAAGTTGGAGAAATCACCAATCCTTATGCCCGCGAAAAAGGCACGACTATTTTGCTCGGCAATGATCCTGATGCCGCCCTGATCGAGCGGGCGTACCGCGAGCACAAAGAGGCGCTGGCGGTGTGGGAAAAAGAAAAATAG
- the eat gene encoding ethanolamine permease produces the protein MTKPPESTGLKKALKPIHLWAIAVGLVISGEYFGWNYGWEVAGPVGFLVATLLITVLYVAFIFSFTELTTAIPHAGGPFAYSYRAFGPIGGFVAGYATLVEFLFAPPAIAFALGSYVHFLYPSLPVLYTALGCYLLFTLINLLGIKESANFSLVVTLLAVAELLLYMGLVAPSFKTSTFLANPIPLSAAGVFAALPFAIWFYLAIEGVAMVAEEVEHPRRTIPKGYGYGMFTLVVLALGVMVLTGGVADWRKLSHMDYPLPEALGIVLGKGSSWTKFFASIGLFGLVASFHGTIIGYSRQIFALARSGYLPSSLARLNGRQTPHWALVAGGVVGCLALLTGTTNQVIILSVFGAVVMYIMSLLSLFVLRRKEPGLARPYTAPLYPFFPLVALALSLLSLGAMVYYNLLLSVIFFVGLGLMLGVYVLLKPALVGDLTP, from the coding sequence ATGACGAAGCCTCCTGAATCTACCGGTCTGAAGAAAGCGCTGAAGCCGATCCACCTGTGGGCCATCGCCGTGGGTCTGGTGATTTCGGGCGAGTACTTCGGCTGGAACTATGGTTGGGAAGTTGCCGGGCCCGTCGGTTTTCTCGTCGCCACGCTCCTGATTACGGTGTTGTACGTGGCGTTCATCTTCAGCTTCACTGAGCTAACTACCGCCATTCCGCACGCGGGTGGGCCGTTTGCTTATTCGTATCGGGCCTTTGGGCCAATCGGCGGCTTCGTGGCCGGTTATGCCACGCTAGTGGAGTTCCTGTTTGCGCCGCCGGCTATTGCGTTTGCCCTAGGTAGCTACGTGCATTTTCTGTACCCTAGCTTGCCGGTGCTATACACGGCGTTAGGGTGCTACTTGCTATTTACCCTGATCAATCTGCTGGGCATTAAAGAGTCGGCAAATTTCTCTCTAGTGGTCACGTTGTTGGCAGTGGCTGAGCTGCTGCTGTATATGGGCTTAGTGGCGCCAAGTTTCAAGACCAGTACTTTCCTCGCTAATCCCATTCCGCTGAGTGCCGCTGGTGTGTTTGCCGCCCTGCCGTTTGCCATCTGGTTTTACCTAGCCATCGAGGGCGTGGCGATGGTAGCGGAAGAAGTAGAGCATCCGCGCCGCACCATCCCGAAAGGTTACGGCTACGGTATGTTCACGCTAGTGGTGCTAGCGCTCGGCGTCATGGTGCTCACCGGTGGCGTTGCTGATTGGCGTAAGCTGAGCCACATGGATTATCCGTTGCCGGAAGCGCTCGGCATCGTGCTGGGCAAAGGCAGCAGCTGGACGAAGTTTTTCGCTAGCATTGGCTTGTTTGGGCTGGTGGCTTCCTTTCACGGCACCATCATCGGCTACTCGCGACAGATCTTTGCGTTAGCTCGCAGCGGTTACCTCCCTAGCTCCCTAGCTCGGCTCAACGGCCGCCAAACGCCACATTGGGCCTTGGTGGCCGGTGGGGTAGTTGGCTGCTTAGCCTTGCTCACCGGCACCACCAATCAAGTTATCATTCTCTCCGTATTTGGGGCGGTGGTGATGTACATCATGAGCCTGCTGAGCCTGTTTGTGCTGCGCCGCAAGGAGCCGGGGCTAGCGCGACCGTACACGGCGCCGTTGTACCCGTTCTTTCCGCTTGTCGCCTTGGCCTTGTCGCTGCTGAGTCTTGGCGCAATGGTCTATTACAACCTGCTGCTGAGCGTTATCTTCTTCGTGGGCTTAGGATTGATGCTGGGCGTGTACGTGCTGTTGAAGCCTGCGCTGGTGGGGGACCTCACCCCCTAG
- a CDS encoding ethanolamine ammonia-lyase subunit EutB gives MSYHYTIRQHTYVFEDLKTLLARATPLRSGDVLAGVAAETYEERVAAQLALADVPLRTFLQEALVPYEQDEVTRLILDSHNAVAFAPISHFTVGQLRDWLLSEAADTPTLQNLAPGLTPEMVAAVSKLMRNQELIAVARKCEVVTQFRNTLGLRGHLATRLQPNHPTDDARGIAASLVDGLLYGSGDAVIGINPATDNPQVVSNLLHMLDAVREQYAIPTQSCVLCHVTTALQLIEQKAPVDLTFQSIGGTEATNASFGVNLGLLQEAWEATLSLNRGTLGQHVMYFETGQGSALSANAHHGLDQQTCEARAYAVARRFQPLLVNSVVGFIGPEYLYDGKQITRAALEDHFCGKLLGLPMGMDICYTNHAEADQDDMDNLLTLLGVAGCNYIMGVPGADDIMLNYQSTSFHDALYVRQVLGLRPAPEFEAWLLQQGIFDERGKLLPAQAGHRLLEVGR, from the coding sequence ATGTCGTACCACTACACCATCCGCCAGCACACCTACGTCTTCGAGGACCTAAAAACACTCCTAGCGCGGGCCACGCCGCTGCGCTCCGGCGACGTGCTGGCCGGAGTAGCGGCAGAAACCTACGAGGAGCGCGTAGCCGCCCAACTCGCCCTAGCCGACGTGCCGCTACGCACCTTTCTCCAAGAAGCCCTCGTGCCCTACGAGCAAGACGAAGTCACCCGCCTCATCCTCGATTCGCACAATGCCGTAGCTTTTGCGCCTATCAGCCACTTCACCGTAGGGCAGCTGCGCGATTGGCTTCTCTCGGAAGCCGCCGATACGCCGACGCTGCAAAACCTAGCTCCCGGCCTCACACCCGAAATGGTAGCGGCCGTGTCCAAGCTCATGCGCAACCAGGAGTTGATTGCCGTGGCGCGCAAGTGCGAAGTCGTCACGCAATTTCGCAACACCCTAGGTCTGCGCGGACACTTGGCTACGCGCCTGCAACCCAACCACCCTACCGATGATGCCCGCGGCATTGCTGCCAGTCTCGTCGACGGCCTTCTCTACGGCAGCGGCGACGCGGTTATCGGCATCAATCCGGCCACCGATAACCCGCAAGTCGTGAGCAACTTACTGCACATGCTGGATGCCGTACGCGAGCAGTACGCCATTCCGACCCAGTCGTGCGTGCTGTGCCACGTCACGACGGCCTTGCAGCTGATCGAGCAGAAGGCGCCGGTCGATCTGACGTTCCAATCCATCGGCGGCACCGAGGCCACGAATGCCAGCTTCGGTGTGAACCTAGGTCTGTTGCAGGAAGCCTGGGAAGCCACGCTGAGCCTGAATCGCGGCACCTTGGGCCAACACGTCATGTACTTCGAAACGGGGCAGGGCAGCGCCCTTTCGGCCAACGCCCACCACGGCCTCGACCAGCAAACCTGCGAAGCCCGCGCCTACGCCGTAGCCCGACGGTTTCAGCCGTTGCTGGTCAACTCCGTTGTCGGCTTCATCGGTCCCGAATACCTCTACGACGGCAAGCAAATTACGCGGGCTGCTTTGGAAGACCACTTCTGCGGCAAGCTCCTAGGTCTGCCGATGGGCATGGACATCTGCTACACCAACCACGCCGAAGCCGACCAAGACGACATGGATAACTTGCTCACCCTGCTAGGGGTGGCCGGCTGCAACTACATCATGGGCGTGCCCGGCGCCGACGACATTATGCTGAATTATCAGTCCACGTCCTTCCACGATGCGCTGTACGTGCGTCAGGTGCTAGGTCTGCGCCCCGCGCCAGAGTTCGAGGCGTGGCTGTTGCAGCAGGGGATTTTTGATGAGCGGGGAAAATTGTTGCCAGCGCAGGCTGGGCACCGGTTATTAGAGGTAGGACGGTGA
- a CDS encoding Gfo/Idh/MocA family oxidoreductase produces MKTPALTPESAASSRRDFLRRLSLGVGVGLVGLPSLANAFVATPEAEYGLASLAALQSGRKLGVALVGLGGYSSGQLAPALQQTKLCHLAGIVTGTPDKATKWKQQYNIPDKNIYTYENFDSIKDNPDIDIVYVVLPNALHAEYVERAARAGKHVICEKPMATSVEDCRRMIDACKKAGKKLSIGYRLHFDPYNLAAMRIGQNQQYGPVKKLIAENGFTMGNNRPWRIQKKLSGGGPLMDMGIYCVQGVIYTKGQVPVSVTAKYPPKQRPQQFNEVEEAINWQFQFADGSVADCRTSYVENVGRLRMEAANGWLELQPAYAYNGLHSETSKGPLPNMPSRDISQQALQMDDFADCVLNNKPTRVPGEMGLRDVQLLKAIYQAADSGQKVSTKDVVAVLDKVGAK; encoded by the coding sequence ATGAAAACACCCGCACTTACTCCCGAATCCGCTGCTTCTTCCCGCCGCGACTTTCTTCGCCGTCTCTCCCTTGGTGTGGGGGTTGGCTTGGTTGGTCTACCAAGTTTGGCCAATGCGTTTGTTGCTACGCCTGAAGCCGAGTACGGCCTGGCGAGCCTAGCTGCTTTGCAGTCGGGGCGAAAGCTAGGGGTAGCGTTGGTGGGCCTAGGGGGCTACAGTTCCGGACAGTTGGCGCCGGCCTTGCAGCAAACCAAGCTCTGCCACCTAGCTGGCATCGTGACGGGCACGCCGGACAAGGCGACGAAGTGGAAGCAACAGTACAACATTCCCGACAAAAACATTTATACCTACGAGAACTTCGACTCCATCAAGGATAACCCCGATATCGACATTGTGTACGTGGTGCTGCCCAATGCCTTGCACGCCGAGTACGTAGAGCGGGCCGCGCGGGCGGGCAAGCACGTTATCTGTGAAAAACCCATGGCCACGTCGGTGGAGGACTGCCGCCGCATGATCGACGCGTGCAAAAAAGCGGGCAAAAAGCTCAGCATTGGCTACCGTTTGCATTTCGACCCTTATAACCTAGCGGCCATGCGCATCGGGCAAAACCAGCAGTATGGTCCGGTGAAGAAGCTGATTGCGGAGAATGGCTTCACGATGGGTAATAATCGGCCGTGGCGCATTCAGAAGAAGCTTTCGGGTGGCGGACCGCTCATGGATATGGGTATCTACTGCGTGCAGGGCGTAATTTATACGAAAGGCCAAGTGCCGGTATCCGTCACGGCGAAGTACCCACCGAAGCAGCGTCCGCAGCAGTTCAACGAGGTCGAAGAAGCCATTAACTGGCAGTTCCAGTTTGCCGACGGCTCAGTGGCCGACTGCCGCACCAGCTACGTGGAAAACGTAGGCCGCCTGCGCATGGAAGCCGCCAACGGCTGGCTCGAACTACAGCCAGCTTATGCCTACAATGGCTTGCACAGCGAAACGAGCAAAGGTCCACTGCCCAACATGCCTAGCCGCGACATCAGTCAGCAGGCCCTGCAAATGGACGATTTCGCTGATTGCGTGCTCAATAACAAGCCTACGCGCGTGCCCGGCGAAATGGGTTTGCGCGACGTGCAGCTGCTGAAAGCCATTTACCAGGCTGCTGATAGCGGCCAGAAGGTATCGACGAAAGACGTGGTAGCCGTACTGGACAAAGTAGGCGCTAAATAG
- a CDS encoding PAS domain-containing protein, protein MVDYQKLFRALPENFLLIAPDADATIVDNTDSHVAVSLKNREEVVGKPFFEAYPATNQNEGAIIADSHEHVRRHLEPHTMPLIRYDLERPAEQGGGFEQRYWQATHYPLLDEQGQLLHILQRTQDVTAQYLAEQQRQLLQRELDEAQARTAFILQSLPVLVATLQPSGEADFFNQRWLDFTGRTLAESVGWGWLDDLHPDDRPTVEAAWQEASQSATEYQVEYRLRRHDGQYRWILVRAVPRLGADGQPTLWVGGGTDIHEQKQMVQELLTSNEEQAALSDQAYRAYQLAEQQRSTFYNLFVQTPAMICILRGPEHRFEFVNPEYQKLFPHRDLIGQPVAEALPEVIEQGFVDLLNNVYETGEPFIGNEMSIMLDQNGDGQLHQRYLNFTYQLFKEAEQKAGITVFAFDVTSLVEARKFLENRAGAPNA, encoded by the coding sequence ATGGTTGATTATCAGAAACTCTTCCGGGCTTTGCCCGAAAACTTTTTACTTATTGCCCCCGACGCAGACGCCACCATCGTCGACAATACAGACAGCCACGTGGCTGTTTCGTTGAAAAACCGGGAGGAAGTAGTGGGCAAACCCTTCTTTGAAGCGTATCCCGCCACCAACCAAAACGAAGGCGCCATCATTGCCGACTCGCACGAGCATGTGCGGCGCCATCTTGAGCCGCACACCATGCCGCTGATCCGCTACGATTTGGAGCGGCCCGCCGAGCAAGGTGGTGGCTTCGAGCAGCGCTACTGGCAAGCCACGCACTATCCTTTGCTCGATGAGCAAGGTCAGCTGCTGCACATTCTGCAACGGACTCAAGACGTGACGGCGCAGTACCTAGCCGAACAGCAGCGCCAATTACTACAGCGTGAGTTGGATGAGGCGCAGGCGCGCACCGCTTTTATTCTCCAATCGTTGCCTGTGCTTGTTGCCACGTTGCAACCCAGCGGTGAAGCCGATTTCTTCAACCAGCGCTGGCTCGACTTCACCGGCCGCACACTGGCGGAATCCGTTGGCTGGGGTTGGCTCGACGACTTGCACCCCGATGACCGGCCCACCGTAGAAGCCGCTTGGCAAGAAGCCTCGCAAAGCGCTACCGAGTACCAAGTAGAATACCGCCTGCGCCGCCACGATGGCCAGTACCGATGGATTTTGGTGCGGGCCGTACCGCGCCTAGGTGCCGACGGCCAACCTACTCTGTGGGTTGGTGGTGGCACCGACATCCACGAGCAAAAGCAAATGGTGCAGGAGCTGCTGACCTCCAACGAGGAGCAAGCTGCCTTGTCCGATCAAGCTTATCGAGCCTATCAACTGGCGGAACAGCAGCGCTCTACGTTCTACAACCTGTTTGTGCAAACGCCCGCTATGATCTGCATTTTGCGGGGTCCCGAGCACCGCTTTGAGTTTGTAAACCCAGAATACCAAAAGCTATTCCCGCACCGCGACCTGATCGGCCAACCGGTAGCAGAAGCTTTGCCTGAAGTAATAGAGCAAGGTTTTGTTGATCTGCTCAACAACGTTTATGAAACGGGAGAGCCTTTTATTGGAAACGAAATGAGCATCATGCTCGACCAGAACGGCGACGGACAGCTGCACCAGCGCTACCTCAACTTCACCTATCAGTTGTTCAAGGAAGCAGAGCAAAAAGCCGGCATCACGGTTTTTGCCTTCGATGTAACTAGCTTGGTTGAAGCCCGCAAATTCTTGGAAAACCGCGCTGGCGCCCCTAATGCGTAG
- a CDS encoding cytochrome P450: MNTIPRDESFDSTLDVVREGFPFIYKRTKRYQSDIFQIRLMGLPAICLHGQEAAAVFYDNERFMRTGAIPRRIQTTLMGLHGIQTLDGEKHQQRKALFMSVMTPGSLHKLMEYMAADWRYSIKQWTRQEQVVLFPEVQELLCRAACTWAGVPLAEEEVTRRTRDFRRMVDAFGGVGPRHWRGKRARSRAEKWIEGIIKQIRKEKLQVPEESAAYRMAWYREPDGKLMDSRMAAIELINIVRPITAIGWYITFAALALHEHPEARARLRTGDEEYLEWFMHEVRRYYPFAPFLGNVVRKDFEWHGYKFPKGRLVLLDVYGTNRDPRQWHQPESFRPERFRSWNGSAYNFIPQGGGDYFGGHRCAGEWLTIETVKLAITYLTRGMTYDVPAQDLCFPLDRMPTLPKSSFIIENVRSTNKVGAAPSLLGCPFHRQMA, from the coding sequence ATGAATACGATTCCCCGCGACGAAAGCTTCGATAGTACCCTCGATGTAGTGCGTGAAGGCTTCCCTTTTATCTACAAGCGCACCAAGCGCTACCAATCCGACATCTTCCAGATTCGGCTAATGGGTCTGCCCGCCATCTGCCTGCACGGGCAGGAAGCCGCCGCGGTTTTTTACGACAATGAGCGCTTTATGCGCACGGGTGCTATTCCGAGGCGCATCCAAACGACGCTGATGGGGCTGCACGGTATTCAGACCTTAGATGGGGAGAAGCACCAGCAGCGGAAAGCGCTGTTTATGTCGGTGATGACGCCTGGCAGCTTGCACAAGCTCATGGAGTACATGGCCGCCGATTGGCGCTACTCTATTAAGCAATGGACCAGGCAGGAGCAGGTTGTCTTGTTCCCGGAAGTGCAAGAGCTGCTGTGTCGCGCCGCCTGCACCTGGGCCGGCGTGCCGCTGGCAGAAGAGGAAGTAACGCGCCGCACGCGCGACTTCCGCCGCATGGTGGATGCATTCGGGGGCGTTGGGCCGCGGCACTGGCGCGGCAAGCGGGCTAGGTCGCGGGCCGAAAAGTGGATAGAAGGCATCATCAAGCAGATTCGGAAAGAAAAGCTGCAAGTGCCTGAAGAGTCGGCGGCTTACCGCATGGCGTGGTACCGCGAACCAGATGGCAAGCTGATGGACTCGCGCATGGCAGCCATTGAGCTGATTAACATCGTTCGGCCCATCACGGCTATTGGCTGGTATATCACTTTCGCCGCTCTCGCCCTGCACGAGCACCCCGAAGCCCGTGCCCGTTTGCGCACCGGCGACGAAGAGTACCTAGAGTGGTTTATGCACGAGGTGCGCCGCTACTATCCGTTTGCGCCTTTCCTAGGTAACGTAGTTCGCAAAGACTTTGAGTGGCACGGCTACAAATTCCCAAAGGGCCGCTTGGTGTTGCTGGATGTGTACGGCACCAACCGCGACCCACGGCAGTGGCACCAGCCTGAGTCGTTTCGCCCCGAACGGTTCAGGTCGTGGAATGGCAGCGCCTATAACTTCATTCCGCAAGGTGGCGGCGACTACTTCGGTGGCCACCGTTGCGCCGGCGAGTGGCTGACCATCGAAACGGTGAAGCTAGCCATTACCTACCTCACCCGCGGCATGACCTACGATGTGCCCGCGCAAGACCTCTGCTTCCCGCTCGACCGGATGCCCACGCTGCCCAAGAGCAGCTTCATCATCGAAAATGTGCGCAGCACGAATAAAGTCGGGGCGGCACCTAGCTTGCTCGGCTGCCCCTTTCATCGGCAAATGGCGTAA
- a CDS encoding alpha/beta hydrolase encodes MGLIIIGLRGNAQQKTPADFGYQHIVIKYGKDTVDVLVLSKKGEERKKKPLFLFVQGSRPIPLIKYKGEATYGVFPFKPDAYLSDFHLAIISKPGIPLVASVQELQPGFMWLDPKTKTFPAAYCQRNYLGYYVARNTAVLKYLAQQSWVESKSITIAGHSEGSTVVARMAAKPGPVAHVIYLSGNPLGRMMTIVAQQRTPADTTNDATEAEFRDWASVIATPDQNDCSTGDSHKTTYSFSGQPLEYFRKASIPVFVGYGTRDAAALFNDYLRLEMIRAQKTNITFRAYPGLEHNFFGFKNDAINYDNFNWDRVAQEFFAWIKQAKQ; translated from the coding sequence TTGGGGCTGATTATCATAGGACTACGCGGGAATGCGCAGCAAAAAACGCCCGCTGATTTTGGTTATCAACACATCGTCATCAAGTACGGGAAGGATACGGTAGACGTGCTGGTGCTGTCGAAGAAAGGGGAGGAGCGGAAGAAGAAGCCTCTATTCCTTTTTGTACAAGGTTCTCGTCCTATTCCCTTGATTAAATACAAGGGAGAAGCAACGTACGGCGTATTCCCCTTCAAACCAGATGCCTATCTGTCCGATTTTCACCTTGCCATCATTAGCAAGCCCGGTATCCCACTGGTTGCTTCGGTGCAAGAACTACAGCCGGGTTTTATGTGGCTTGACCCAAAAACCAAAACTTTTCCTGCGGCTTATTGCCAGCGCAACTACCTAGGGTATTACGTAGCGCGCAACACGGCCGTGCTGAAATACCTAGCGCAACAAAGCTGGGTAGAGTCGAAAAGCATAACTATTGCGGGGCACTCGGAAGGAAGTACGGTTGTGGCCCGGATGGCCGCCAAGCCCGGGCCCGTCGCACACGTGATTTATCTCAGTGGCAATCCCTTAGGTCGCATGATGACCATCGTGGCGCAGCAACGCACACCAGCAGATACCACCAATGACGCTACCGAAGCAGAGTTTCGCGATTGGGCAAGCGTGATAGCAACTCCCGACCAAAACGACTGTTCCACCGGCGACTCGCACAAAACCACTTACTCGTTTTCGGGTCAACCGCTAGAATATTTCCGCAAAGCGAGCATTCCGGTGTTTGTTGGGTACGGCACCCGCGACGCAGCAGCGCTCTTCAATGACTATCTCCGCTTGGAAATGATTCGGGCGCAGAAAACCAACATCACCTTTCGCGCATACCCAGGTTTGGAGCACAATTTCTTTGGCTTCAAGAACGACGCCATCAACTACGACAACTTCAACTGGGACCGGGTGGCGCAGGAGTTCTTTGCCTGGATTAAGCAGGCTAAGCAATAG